In Podospora pseudoanserina strain CBS 124.78 chromosome 5, whole genome shotgun sequence, a single window of DNA contains:
- a CDS encoding hypothetical protein (COG:S; EggNog:ENOG503PDMS) yields MSRPRSQSLPAINTPHRYPPYQYQRLSSPRHIRIIQLLGYDPILSRVFISIVEHDLSTLSKRFTALSYTWGSAIETFEETHHSAIIGPDKARLSKNPCDIELVLVPPEALETFKRSDDASLDPRGSMVDLYTTPVTTITVTGNLSNFFRTYMTETWPRRHAQSHACWGPTISLEESTNFWIDAVCIDQNNDEEIAAQIPIMGEIYSSAGRVLAWLGADEARFSVFRWWHDTVYPRMRHVLHRAGEKGILSLRASSCFDIELWADVFGLAPPVELGVTNWLDAWTEYWAFYRTRRYFHRVWICQEIVLADCLQTYCGSGELSWGDMVGFTTLLGTIHWVDAIGTQCRVNLPLEWTPSIRGFGIGDLFEVQQQQNSKIWQSTGWVRQWFAIISAVRRRGCFKPEDRVYATVGILQQLLPPNTPLPIPIDTTHTPEQLFTFTAAAILKNWPELSIFAFLEHNASRAFSSLPTWVPDLSIDDFPWPLGPFDTYFGAGIATSAPLKDFSVNDWFQARATAPIPSFRHIDPIKGQFALRGSKLDTIKQKYHCTHVYDMKLAELAIEVLANLPVHYAHDLVQEEETGATRGQCRVEALIHTMTCAGMGFSSSRGSMEKTSQLFPSFRSWLLMSLSQVWSGIDPVDRLHPAHTAGDDVELQKRRAKMMETMTNVGMSSKFMPCMKEIEEMASMIIAADRGEGQWPRLLEQPLEFSDQIRRVMTDRCLFTTENGWLGICLDTALEGDEVWILEGGAVPYVLKKSGSEVEVNIEMAGGETRTSKAEGRRFGGETYVHGVMNGELLGKARTGAVQWEEVVLI; encoded by the coding sequence ATGTCGCGACCCCGTTCACAATCGCTTCCAGCAATCAACACGCCACATCGATATCCTCCGTACCAATATCAGCGCCTTTCCTCCCCGCGGCACATCCGAATCATCCAACTGCTAGGCTACGACCCTATCCTCTCGCGCGTTTTCATCAGTATAGTAGAGCATGACCTCTCCACCTTATCGAAGCGCTTCACTGCACTCTCATACACCTGGGGCTCAGCCATCGAGACATTTGAAGAGACGCATCACTCAGCGATCATCGGCCCCGACAAAGCGCGTTTGTCAAAGAATCCGTGCGACATTGAGCTAGTTCTTGTTCCGCCAGAAGCCCTTGAGACCTTCAAGCGCAGCGATGACGCCTCACTGGATCCCCGAGGATCTATGGTCGACTTGTACACCACCCCAGTCACTACCATCACTGTTACGGGCAACCTGTCGAACTTCTTCCGGACGTATATGACCGAGAcatggccgaggaggcaCGCCCAAAGTCATGCTTGTTGGGGACCCACTATTAGCTTGGAGGAAAGCACCAATTTCTGGATTGATGCCGTGTGCATTGATCAGAACAATGACGAGGAAATCGCCGCCCAGATTCCCATCATGGGAGAGATCTACTCTTCCGCTGGCAGGGTATTGGCATGGCTTGGGGCCGATGAGGCAAGATTCAGCGTGTTCAGATGGTGGCATGACACGGTCTACCCAAGAATGCGGCATGTTTTGCACCGCGCTGGGGAAAAGGGAATTCTGTCTCTCAGGGCCTCCAGTTGCTTCGATATTGAACTCTGGGCGGATGTTTTTGGATTGGCTCCTCCGGTTGAGCTGGGAGTTACGAACTGGCTTGATGCATGGACGGAATATTGGGCATTCTACCGCACAAGGCGTTATTTTCACAGGGTCTGGATCTGCCAAGAGATTGTCCTCGCAGACTGCCTACAGACATATTGTGGAAGTGGAGAGCTAAGCTGGGGCGACATGGTTGGCTTTACGACTTTATTGGGGACAATACATTGGGTTGATGCTATCGGCACCCAGTGCCGAGTGAATCTTCCCCTTGAGTGGACTCCATCCATCCGTGGTTTCGGTATTGGCGACCTCTTTGAGGttcagcaacaacaaaacagcaAGATTTGGCAAAGTACTGGTTGGGTCCGCCAATGGTTCGCCATTATCTCAGCCGTCCGCCGCCGCGGTTGTTTCAAGCCCGAGGATAGAGTTTACGCTACCGTCGGTATCCTTCAGCAACTCTtaccccccaacacccccttgccGATCCCCATCGACACTACCCACACACCCGAGCAgctcttcaccttcaccgccgccgccatcctcaagaaCTGGCCAGAGCTCTCGATCTTTGCCTTTCTCGAGCACAACGCCTCCCGTGCTTTCTCGTCACTGCCAACGTGGGTCCCCGACCTGTCGATCGACGACTTTCCCTGGCCGCTGGGTCCATTCGACACCTACTTCGGAGCCGGGATCGCCACTTCCGCTCCACTGAAGGATTTCTCAGTAAACGATTGGTTCCAAGCCCGTGCTACCGCCCCAATCCCATCGTTTCGACATATCGACCCGATCAAAGGACAGTTTGCCTTGCGCGGCAGCAAGCTAGATACCATCAAGCAAAAGTACCACTGTACTCATGTGTACGATATGAAGCTCGCCGAGCTGGCGATTGAAGTGTTGGCCAACCTGCCCGTACACTACGCACACGACTTGGTCCAGGAAGAAGAGACGGGAGCGACGCGGGGACAGTGTAGGGTGGAGGCCTTGATACATACAATGACCTGTGCTGGGATGgggttttcttcttctcggggCTCGATGGAGAAGACTAGCCAATTGTTCCCTTCGTTCaggagctggttgttgatgagtCTGTCGCAGGTGTGGTCTGGGATTGACCCGGTGGACAGGTTGCATCCGGCACATACGGCGGGGGATGACGTGGAGCTGCAGAAAAGGAGGGCTAAAATGATGGAAACGATGACGAATGTAGGAATGTCGAGCAAGTTCATGCCTTGCATGAAGGAGATTGAAGAGATGGCAAGTATGATTATCGCGGCGGATAGAGGAGAGGGGCAATGGCCTAGGTTGCTTGAGCAGCCACTGGAATTCAGTGATCAGATCAGGAGGGTTATGACGGACAGGTGTTTGTTCACCACGGAgaatggttggttggggatcTGTTTAGATACTGCTCTGGAAGGCGATGAGGTGTGGATTTTGGAGGGTGGGGCCGTACCATACGTGTTGAAGAAGAGCGGGAGTGAGGTGGAAGTCAACATTGAGATGGCAGGCGGTGAAACACGAACATCGAAGGCAGAAGGAAGAAGATTTGGCGGCGAGACATATGTCCATGGCGTTATGAACGGCGAACTCCTTGGCAAGGCTAGAACAGGGGCGGTCCagtgggaagaggtggtgttgatttAA